The genome window AGAACAGCCTCTGCAGTATTTACATTGTTGTAGTGTTAActatgaataaaaagaaaggccTGCTTTAAGTTGCATTCAGAGCTTCAATCTGATCTTTTAGGCTGGAACAACATAGCTGAAACCTGGCACAAAGACAGTATTTCactactgaaataattttatttcacagtgatGATGCTTCATCAGTATCAGCTGCAAGGAGAAGCAGCTCTGTACCTTCAGTAAGTGGGAAGAGTTCGCTCATCTTCTGCCGAGCTCTTCTGAGCTTCACCAGCTCTCCCTCCTGGCGGAGCAGCTTTATCAGATCCAAATGGCAGTTGTAGTCAAAAGCATTGATGGAAAgctttgtaaaaataaagtgtttaaAGGCATGAGAAgtcagaaaatatttagcagAGCAGAACTTCACACTTTGTCTTGCGGCACGCAAATCCCCTCACCAGTTCATAGCatcactaaggctggaaaagatcagTATGACCATCAAACCTGATCCCAGCTCACCCCACCACACCCACTAACCGTATCTCCAAGTGTCACATCTCtacggttcttgaacacctccagaaatggtgatcccaccacctctctgggcaacccgtctcaatgcctgactgctcttttggagaagcaatctttcctaatacccaaccgaaacctcccctggcacaacttaaggcctTCACCTCttatcctattgctgttacctggaagaagagaccaacccccaCTCTGCTACACCCTCTTTTCAGGGAGCTGTGGAGAGCCAGCAGGTCTCCTCTGAGCATCCCCAGCTACAGGctaagcaatcccagctccctcagcctctccccataGAACTTGTACTGCAGACCCTTCACAGgtctgctgcccttctctggaaacgctccagggcctcaatgcctttcttgtagcgagtggcccagaactgaacacagtacttgaggtgttTGGCCCTCACCAGGGCCaggtacagagggacaatcacctccctgctcagttacacagaatcacagaactgtagggatcagaaaagacctctgaggaTCCCTCAGTCCAACCCCCCCACCTCAGGcttcctacagcaggtcacacaaGAAAGCATCCCGGTGGAttttgagcatctccagagagagaaactccaccacctcccagggcagctcGTGTCAGGGCTCTGCCAACCTCACAGCGAAGAAGTTCTTTCTCAcattcagatggaacttcctgggttccagtttgtgcccacagcccctcgtcctgtcactgggcacgGCTGAGAGGAGCGTGGCCCTGTCCTCCTGACTCCCACCCTGACAAGTActgctccctcagccttcccttctgcaggaAGGGCAGCTCCAGGGCTCACCAGAGAGATGCTGCAGGCCCCGACCACCTCTGCAGCCCCCCCTATAAGGTCCCTTTTATACAAGCCAAGCTTTAAAGTTCTGCAGATAACCGAACTCGCAGCCCCGAGGCCCGACAGCCCCCGGACACAGACATAGCACTGAGGAACACCCAGAGAGCCCTCCTCAGCAAACGCCATTTAATTCCTTCAAAATCAAGAAAGAGACCACCGTCTGAGTTTATTTTCAacgtgcaggagctgctcactAAGGCTCTCTCGCCCTCAAGCGAGGAATAAAAAGCGAATTAAAAGGGACAGCTCGCTCTGCCGACGCCCAAAGGTGACCGCATCACCTCCGGAGGCGTTTCCAGGGGTTCGTGACCAAAGCAGGGCACGGCCGGGCCCCACCTGCTCCTCCAGCCGCTGGATCTCCGCCTCGTTCTCCTTCTCCTCATCCTCGCCGTCTCCCGACGAATCCGAGTCGCCCTCGTCCTCCGAATCGCCCCCCGACTCGGGGTCGCCCTCTGCCATGCGCTtctcctcctccgccgccgccgcctcggctcccgccgccgccatcttgttgCAGCTCGCCTCGCTGCCGGCCGCGCTCCGCCAGCCGCCGGGGTTGGCCGCAGCGCGCCTGTCCCAATACCTCACACTCCCCCCAGCCTAGCGCAGCGAGAAGAAGGACAAAAAACCCTCCTCGCAATGCTCCGCACTTCTCCGCTCCCCGCAGCCACGACGAGCCGAGCAGCTCCGCGCGCTGCCCCTTGTAGTCTCGGCTGCGGAGGAGGCGGCGCCGCGGACACCTCAGGGCCTTGGCCTCCAGGGGTCCTTCGGGAGCGCTGGTGGTGCGCGCCGCTGCCAGGTGCGGGCAGACGCAAGATGGCGGCGCTgagggcggcgggggcggcgctGCTGCGGcccgggcggggggcggcggcgggggtGGGCTACCACAAGAAGGtgagggggcggcggggagggctGCGGGGAGCCGATGGCGGCCGTCGGGGACTGTTAGCGATGCGTTCTTCTCGCAGGTGGTGGATCACTACGAGAACCCGCGCAACGTGGGCTCTCTCGATCGCAACGCAAAGAACGTGGGCACGGGCCTGGTGGGCGCCCCGGCCTGCGGCGACGTGATGAAGCTGCAGGTGAGGGGAACCCCGGGTCCCGTTGCACGGCCCCAACTCGCAGCTGTCTCCCATCCTATGGCTGTGACATAGCTTTTTCCTGTCACACCCCCTCGGACCCCAGAGTCCCTCCCCAGGCCCTAAAATCACTCACCTATCCCTGGCTCTGTGTGAGCGGTGTCTGTGCTTTGTGGAGCTGAGCACCCCTCTGACATCCCCACAGGTGGAAGTGGATGAGAACGGCCGCATCGTTGATGCTCGCTTCAAAACCTTTGGCTGTGGCTCTGCCATCGCCTCCAGCTCACTGGCGACGGAGTGGGTGAAAGGGAAGACGGTAAGGGCTTGCCCTGAGGGGCACCATGGGGAGCAGTTACATATTCACATCTACTGCTGGGATCAGGGAAGGAAACGGGTCTAGGGAGGTGCACTCCAGGTGTTACGCACACATAGAAGCTCACAATTCAGTTTCATCCTTCCTGGCCTGACTTCTGAAACGGTATTTGCCTTTTCTGGGAACTTCCAGTAACCTGTGAAGAAGCTTTTTGTGCTACACAGCAATCAAAAATAGGTAACGAGCACTGATTCTGAAAGCACTTGTAAAGCGCTGTGTCTTTTGATGACTGATCTCCATGTTTTTGGCATTTTGACAAGCAGAATGCTTCTGTATTACAATGGAAGGTAAACAGACCTATAACAGACCCTGCAGTCGGTCActgacagcagtgtgctttggTTTAACAACCACTGCATAGTCTGAGACATTCCTTGTATTTCACAGAGTCataggggttgaaagggacctctgagcatcatctagtccaactcccctgctaaaggaggttccctacagtagattTGTTGCTTGGCAGGAGCAGAATAAAACAGGTATTGTTGAAAGGCTTTTCTCATGCTAGAACACTATCAGCATCCTTTACTGCCTTCTCAGAGTGTCAGTTGGTTCCAGAGCTTTGAAGCACACCTGTAGCAAATGCCTTTGTGGTGTGTGTACACATCATGTGTACATGTGTATGCAAAGTGACTGATCACTGTACCCTACCCATGCATTTCAGGTTGATGAAGCATTGAAAATCAAGAACACAG of Gallus gallus isolate bGalGal1 chromosome 15, bGalGal1.mat.broiler.GRCg7b, whole genome shotgun sequence contains these proteins:
- the ISCU gene encoding iron-sulfur cluster assembly enzyme ISCU, mitochondrial, yielding MAALRAAGAALLRPGRGAAAGVGYHKKVVDHYENPRNVGSLDRNAKNVGTGLVGAPACGDVMKLQVEVDENGRIVDARFKTFGCGSAIASSSLATEWVKGKTVDEALKIKNTDIAKELCLPPVKLHCSMLAEDAIKAALADYKLKQDPKKGESEQKAN